The Alkalihalophilus pseudofirmus nucleotide sequence ATGAACGAGTTCGTGTCATTTCTATGTCACTCGGGGGAAGAATTGATACTCCTGAACTTCATCAAGCGATAAAAGATGCTGTAGCTGAGGATATTTTAGTTGTATGTGCAGCTGGAAATGAAGGGGATGGCAATCATGACACAGATGAATATGCCTATCCTGGAGCTTATCCGGAAGTCGTTCAAGTAGGCTCTGTCAATCTAGAAGGCGAGATCTCTAGATTCAGCAATACAAATTGTGCGATTGACCTTGTCGCACCAGGCGAAGAAATTATTTCAACTTATCTTAACAACGGCTACGCTGTCTTATCAGGTACTTCAATGGCTACACCGCATGTATCCGGTGCGGCAGCCCTGTTAATTGAACAAGGAGAAAAAGAGTTTGAAAGAAAGTTGACGGAACCAGAAATTTTCGCACAACTGATCAAACACACCGTTTCTCTTAACTTCAGCCGCCGCGCACAAGGAAGCGGGCTGTTGAAATTATCATCAAGCGTTGTATCAGTAGAGGATGCCGAATATACAACTAGCTCTATTAAATAGACGAAACAGGCCCGCTCTAATGAGCAGGCCTGTTCTTTTATGCGAAATTATTTTTTCTTCTCAGCATCTTCTTTTAAACCAAGTAATAACGTAGCTACAAAAGCACCACCTGCAGCGATTAAAATACCAATTGCATAATTAATAATATTCGCTGTTCCAAAAGGTGCCGCAATCGCGAACATTGGAATTCCTGTTAATCCATATGCATTCGTTACAACATTAGTAAATACAACGTATGCCCCTCCTAGAGCGCCACCGATAGCAGCTCCGATAAACGGACGCATAAAGCGTAAGTTTACACCAAAGATTACTGGTTCGGTAATACCTAGGAATGCAGAGAATGATGCAGGGATCGCAATTTCTTTCACTTTAGGGTTCTTTGTCAGGAAGAATACTGCAAGACCCGCTCCACCTTGGGCTACGTTTGCCATTGCCCAGATTGGCAGTAAGAAGTTCATGCCAAAGTCAGCAATCAGAGCTGCTTCAATTGCGTGGAAGCTGTGATGAACTCCTGTAATAACAATCGTTGAGTAAAGTCCTCCAAACAGGAGACCTGCAAAAATGCCTGCTGTGTTATAAATATAATCAAGACCCCACGTTAGACCATTTCCAATCATCGTCCCAAGCGGCCCAACGAAAAGCATCGCAATAAAACCAGTTACAATGACTGTCACAAACGGTGTGACGAGTAAATCAATTGCATTTGGCACGACTTTACGTACACCGCGCTCAATTTTACTCATAATATAAACGACTAATAATATCGGAATAACCGTACCTTGATACCCTAGAAGATCGACATTCATTCCAAGAAATTGAATCGTTTCCGGTTCAGCATCGGCTAATGTCCAAGGATTTAACAGAGCCGGGTGCGTCATGATTCCACCAAGTACTGCCCCTAAATATGGATTGGCACCAAATTCTTTGGCAGCACTAAAACCAATTAAAATCGGTAAAATAATAAATGCGGCACTTGAGAACATATCTAAAAATAGAATCCATGGACTGTCAGGCGGAACAAGTTCGAAGGCCTGAAGCATCCCTAATAAACCCATTAAAAGACCACTCGCTACAATCGCCGGAATGATTGGTACGAAAATGTTAGAGAGCGTTCTCGCTATCCGAGCGAGGGGATTCATCTTCTTTTTAGCAGCATCTGCGTGATCTACTTGCTTTTCTCCCCCGTCTGTATCTTTTGTGCCTAGTCCTGTTAATTCAGCAAACTCGGCGTACACCTTATTAACAAGACCCGTTCCAAAAATGACTTGGTATTGACCAGATGCTTTAAATACTCCTTTTACCCCGTCTAACTCTTCAATTTGACTTTTATCCGGCTTGTCATCATCATTTAGCACAATTCGCAGACGAGTTGCACAATGTGTGGCACTTACAACGTTGTCAGCTCCGCCAAGCAGATCGACAAGCTCATGGGCTACTTTTTTCGTATCCATTTTTATTTCCTCCTTATTTAAGCTCTCTATAGTTTTTGTCTAAGCAGAATCCTTATCCATTCAATACCCAATCCATGCAAAAAAAGACCTAAAATGGTCAGAATCCGTCATTTGGGTAGACGTATCCCGTTCCTCCATTTTAGGTCTTGCCTGCATAATCAGTAACAATCCCGCTTATGATGTTTTCGCTTACATTTTAACCGCTTCAACAGTTTCCGTCAAACACTTTGTTTACTTTTTTGGCTTTTTATTTCGAATGATGACCTCATCAACGGAAAGGTTCGTTCGCTCATCAAGATTGTGAACAATAATTTCTGCCACATCCTTTGGCTGCATTAACATTTTACGCTTTTCATCTGAGAATATGCCATCCCAAAACGGAGTATCCATGCCGCCCATATAAATACCGCTGATTCGAATCATTGTGTCACTGAGTTCAGCCTGCAAACTCTCAGTAAATCCACGAACAGCAAACTTACTTGCCACATAGCCCGATTCATTCGCTTTTCCTACAAGCCCTGCAGTCGATACAATATTAACAATCGTTCCTTTGTTACGTTTTTTCATTTGAGGAAGGACCGCTTGTGTTGGGTAGATTGTTCCTTTTACATTTACATCAAGCATCGTATCAAGCTCTTCTTTGCCTAGATCTTCTGCGGGGCCAAAATACCCTGCACCTGCATTATTAATCAGCATATCCACTTCGCCAAACTCTTCACTCAGCTGATGAAAAACGGAAGCTACCTCTTCTTTGTTCACAATATTAAGCGCGTGAGATGAATAACTTCCTTCTTGGCCGTTAAAAGAAGACTCTAGCTTTTCTTTCGACCTTCCAAGCAAACAGACATGTGCTCCCTTTAGTCCATAAAGTTTTGCAAGAGCTGCACCTAATCCGCTGCTTGCTCCTGTAATAGCTACTACCTGCTTTTTCATAAAATTCACCTGCTTTTGTTTTATTTCAATTGAAGGCTCGATGCTGCAATTGCGTCAGTCTACTGCCTTTTTGCGTCGCTCCACATATTAATTGTATAAAAGACGAAAAGGATTGCGTCACCACAATCCTTTTATGCATCCATTGATTACTACTGCGTCAGTCGAGATCTTTATTGTGTGCGTTGAGCGTCTTAATGTATCAAGATCCTACGTTATTGCGCGGTTTCAGCTGCATAGCCTTATACTCATCCATTCAACCATTAAAAAATCAAGTGAGCCATTAAAACAACAACCGGCAGTGTGATTAGCGTACGCTCAATAAAGATAATCACTAGATCTGTAAACGATACTGGCAGCTTAGATGCTAGAAGCAGTCCGCCAATTTCAGACATATAAATTAATTGAGTAACAGATACGCAGGCGATAATGAAACGCGTCATTTCATTTTCAATGCCGCTGCCGATAATTGCCGGCAAGAACATATCTGCAAATCCAATTACCATTGTTTGAGCAGCTGCTGCAGCTTCTGGTACCTGCATGATTTGAAGAAGTGGAATAAATGGTGCACCTAACCACTCAAATACAGGCGTATATTCAGCAACAACAAGTGCCGCTGTACCAAGAGCCATTACTACAGGTATCACTCCAAGCCACATATCAAGAACATTTTTCATGCCGCCTTTGACATTTGCAGCGAAGCCGTTATTCGTTGTCGCTCGCTCTAACGCTTGACGAAGCCCTGACTTAAAGGAAGCTCCGATGCTTTGACGTTCTTCCTTTGCATCGTATTTCTTATCTGTAATATACGTATCTGCTTTTCTAGACAAAGGAGGGATACGCGGCAAAATAATCGCTGCTACAAACCCTGCTAATACGATCGTGCCGTAATACGGCAAGAATAAGTGCTCCAAGTTCATATAAGACAAAATGACGATACTAAACGTAATCGAAACGACAGAGAAGGTGGTCCCAATAACAGCTGCCTCACGTTTTGTATAATAGCCATCTTCATATTGTTTATTCGTAAGCAGAACCCCGATCGTTCCATCACCCATCCAAGAAGCCATACAATCAATCGATGAGCGGCCCGGCAGAGTAAATAATGGACGCATGATACGGTTTAAAATGGATCCAACAAGCTCCATTAAACCAAAGTTCATTAATAGAGGTAAGAAGAACCCAGCAAATAAAAATACAGAAAATAAAATAGGGATTAGTTCAAACAGTAAAAGACCACCCGTGTCTTCTGACCAAATAAACTCTGGCCCCCACTCCATCAATGTTAAAACAGCAAACAACACTCCAAACACTCGAATAATTGTCCACGTCCAACCTACATCAAATAAGGCTTCGACCAGCTCGCTTTTTTTCGCAAAGGCAGGCTTTGCTGCTACAACAAATACTGTCATAATCACCGAGAGGACAAGAAGAATCGTCATTGCTAACGGAAGTACATCAGCAAATGCTCCCTCTACAATACCTGCCAAAAAGGCTACAGGAATCGTAATATCCCCGTCTATAACAATCGGCGTCATAAATAATAAAATACCAATCAAAGAAGGAAGGATGAATGCTAAATAATGTTTAGCGGTAAATCGCTTCTTTCTTTCTGCTTGATTAGATGAATCCATACTATCCCTCCGAACTAACCACATCTAATATGACTGCAAAGTGATGATGAGTGATCAATCATCTCACCGTATAATTATGCTATTCTAAGAAAATAAAAAGCCTACACACTCACCCTCTTGATGAGGTGCAGGCTTGGTTCACTTGTTAATCATACTAGCCTAGTATAACATCCACGCTTGCAGTTGAACAGATGTCGGTTGTCCTGTTTTAAAGGTAATATTTTTCTCGTTTTCAGCCGGGTAAATTCGAGCGGTAAATACTTCTGCCCCGTCATTTACAAATATCTCAATTGATGAAGAGTCTAAGAAAACACGAAGATTTTTCAGCTCGCTGATCTCACAATGACGCTCTTCAATCGTTTTGCCATCCACAAAGCTGATTCGGCTCAGCGTCAAGCGCTCTTTTTCAGGGGAATACATAATCGTTGCATGATTACGCATCTGAATCGTTACTTCACCTGAAGGATTTTCGTTAAACGTGAGCTCATATTCTAAACGTTCTCCATCAATCCCTGCGAAAGCTTGCTGTTCTTCATTCAACACCACATTTTGATAAATGACTTCAGCATGTCTAAGCTTCTTTAACTCTTCTACCGGCAGTTGATAGAGCTTGCCATCTTTTACTCTAAGTTCACGAGGCAAAGTCATCGCATGGATCCATTTATATTCAATGGTTGGGTGGTCTTCCTCACGTTCTTCAGGCAGCCCTAACCAACCGAAGAGCAGGCGGCGCCCTTGATCATCTTCTGTCGTTTGCGGAGCATAAAACTCAAAGCCTCGATCCATTTCCACAAACTCACCGTGATCAAACCGATCGTTTTCATAATCCATTTTTCCGATAAAGTAGCCTGCTTGAT carries:
- a CDS encoding S8 family peptidase, whose translation is MSKVSLIPFKVEKVLNDTKVIPPGIEMIEAPAVWEAGYKGGNTVVAVLDTGCETTHIEFKDQIIDGRNFTTDDNSDPDNVEDSNGHGTHVCGTVAACENDKGVIGTAPKAKLLVVKVLSGQGYGDTKWVIEGVRYAINWRGPNNERVRVISMSLGGRIDTPELHQAIKDAVAEDILVVCAAGNEGDGNHDTDEYAYPGAYPEVVQVGSVNLEGEISRFSNTNCAIDLVAPGEEIISTYLNNGYAVLSGTSMATPHVSGAAALLIEQGEKEFERKLTEPEIFAQLIKHTVSLNFSRRAQGSGLLKLSSSVVSVEDAEYTTSSIK
- a CDS encoding sucrose-specific PTS transporter subunit IIBC, coding for MDTKKVAHELVDLLGGADNVVSATHCATRLRIVLNDDDKPDKSQIEELDGVKGVFKASGQYQVIFGTGLVNKVYAEFAELTGLGTKDTDGGEKQVDHADAAKKKMNPLARIARTLSNIFVPIIPAIVASGLLMGLLGMLQAFELVPPDSPWILFLDMFSSAAFIILPILIGFSAAKEFGANPYLGAVLGGIMTHPALLNPWTLADAEPETIQFLGMNVDLLGYQGTVIPILLVVYIMSKIERGVRKVVPNAIDLLVTPFVTVIVTGFIAMLFVGPLGTMIGNGLTWGLDYIYNTAGIFAGLLFGGLYSTIVITGVHHSFHAIEAALIADFGMNFLLPIWAMANVAQGGAGLAVFFLTKNPKVKEIAIPASFSAFLGITEPVIFGVNLRFMRPFIGAAIGGALGGAYVVFTNVVTNAYGLTGIPMFAIAAPFGTANIINYAIGILIAAGGAFVATLLLGLKEDAEKKK
- a CDS encoding SDR family oxidoreductase; its protein translation is MKKQVVAITGASSGLGAALAKLYGLKGAHVCLLGRSKEKLESSFNGQEGSYSSHALNIVNKEEVASVFHQLSEEFGEVDMLINNAGAGYFGPAEDLGKEELDTMLDVNVKGTIYPTQAVLPQMKKRNKGTIVNIVSTAGLVGKANESGYVASKFAVRGFTESLQAELSDTMIRISGIYMGGMDTPFWDGIFSDEKRKMLMQPKDVAEIIVHNLDERTNLSVDEVIIRNKKPKK
- a CDS encoding YjiH family protein, yielding MDSSNQAERKKRFTAKHYLAFILPSLIGILLFMTPIVIDGDITIPVAFLAGIVEGAFADVLPLAMTILLVLSVIMTVFVVAAKPAFAKKSELVEALFDVGWTWTIIRVFGVLFAVLTLMEWGPEFIWSEDTGGLLLFELIPILFSVFLFAGFFLPLLMNFGLMELVGSILNRIMRPLFTLPGRSSIDCMASWMGDGTIGVLLTNKQYEDGYYTKREAAVIGTTFSVVSITFSIVILSYMNLEHLFLPYYGTIVLAGFVAAIILPRIPPLSRKADTYITDKKYDAKEERQSIGASFKSGLRQALERATTNNGFAANVKGGMKNVLDMWLGVIPVVMALGTAALVVAEYTPVFEWLGAPFIPLLQIMQVPEAAAAAQTMVIGFADMFLPAIIGSGIENEMTRFIIACVSVTQLIYMSEIGGLLLASKLPVSFTDLVIIFIERTLITLPVVVLMAHLIF